The window NNNNNNNNNNNNNNNNNNNNNNNNNNNNNNNNNNNNNNNNNNNNNNNNNNNNNNNNNNNNNNNNNNNNNNNNNNNNNNNNNNNNNNNNNNNNNNNNNNNNNNNNNNNNNNNNNNNNNNNNNNNNNNNNNNNNNNNNNNNNNNNNNNNNNNNNNNNNNNNNNNNNNNNNNNNNNNNNNNNNNNNNNNNNNNNNNNNNNNNNNNNNNNNNNNNNNNNNNNNNNNNNNNNNNNNNNNNNNNNNNNNNNNNNNNNNNNNNNNNNNNNNNNNNNNNNNNNNNNNNNNNNNNNNNNNNNNNNNNNNNNNNNNNNNNNNNNNNNNNNNNNNNNNNNNNNNNNNNNNNNNNNNNNNNNNNNNNNNNNNNNNNNNNNNNNNNNNNNNNNNNNNNNNNNNNNNNNNNNNNNNNNNNNNNNNNNNNNNNNNNNNNNNNNNNNNNNNNNNNNNNNNNNNNNNNNNNNNNNNNNNNNNNNNNNNNNNNNNNNNNNNNNNNNNNNNNNNNNNNNNNNNNNNNNNNNNNNNNNNNNNNNNNNNNNNNNNNNNNNNNNNNNNNNNNNNNNNNNNNNNNNNNNNNNNNNNNNNNNNNNNNNNNNNNNNNNNNNNNNNNNNNNNNNNNNNNNNNNNNNNNNNNNNNNNNNNNNNNNNNNNNNNNNNNNNNNNNNNNNNNNNNNNNNNNNNNNNNNNNNNNNNNNNNNNNNNNNNNNNNNNNNNNNNNNNNNNNNNNNNNNNNNNNNNNNNNNNNNNNNNNNNNNNNNNNNNNNNNNNNNNNNNNNNNNNNNNNNNNNNNNNNNNNNNNNNNNNNNNNNNNNNNNNNNNNNNAGAGATTATTAACTGCCTTGCACTCTTCTGCTTTAGGGGGTCACAGTGGAATGAAAGCAACATATCAGAGGGTTAAAAACATATTTTATTGGCCTGGAATGAAAAAAGAAATAGAAGATTTCGTGGCAATTTGCCCTGTGTGTCAGAAAAACAAAGGGGAACACTGTCACTACCCTGGGTTGTTGGATCCCTTGCACATACCTGACATGGCATGGACACATTTGAGTATGGATTTTGTGGAGGGACTCCCTAAATCCAATGGCAAAGAAATTATTTTTGTCATAGTTGATAGGCTGACTAAATTTGCTCATTTCATTGCCATGTCTCACCCTTACACAGTCCAGTCGGTGGCTACTGCATTTATAGATAATGTGATCAGATTGCATGGACCTCCTATAGCCATTGTGTCAGACAGAGATAAAATTTTTACAAGTCACTTGTGGAAGGAAATCTTTGCTGCAATGAAAATAGAACTCAGATACAGTTctgcttatcatcctcagtctgatGGTCAGACAGAACGTGTAAATCAATGCATTGAAAATTATTTAAGATGCATGGCATCGGCAGAGCCAAAAAAGTGGGTATATCATCTTCCAATGGCTGAGTACTGGTACAATACTTCCTTCCATTCTTCTCTGCAGAAAACTCCTTTTCAAGCATTATATGGGTATGATCCTCCCAATATCAGTGAGTTCTCTTTACCTGGATCTCTAGAAGTTGGCCCTGCTGGCCCTACAGTGGATAGGCAAGCTCTCATGGGATAGCTCAGACAGAATTTGCAAGCAGCTCAGGCTCGAATGGTCAAGTTTGCAGATAAGAAGAGAACTGAACGAGTACTAGCTCCTGGAGATATGGTTTATCTGAAACTGCAACCCTACAGGCTCAATGCTTTCGGTATCCGACACCATATCAAGCTGCAAAGCAAGTATTATGGACCCTTTCGAGTGTTGAGCAAAGTTGGTAATGTGGCTTATAAGCTGTTCTTGCCAGCAGATTCCCAAATCCATCCGGTATTCCACATTAGTCAACTTAAAAAGCATATTGGCCCAACAGCAGTTCCTTGCGCGGATCTACCCTTAATTGGACCAAATGGACAGATAAGGACTGAACCAGTACTTGTCTTGGAAATTCGTCAAATACCACGGAACAATGTTGCTGTGGTGCAGTGGCTCGTTCAGTGGGAGAACTTACCACCTGAAGATGCTTCCTGGGAAGATGCTGATTTTATCAAACACACATTTCCGGGATTCTTCAAGCAAACGGTGGAGAGCTGGCGGAAGCACGGCCCACCTTGAGGACAAGGTGGTTTTCAACGAGGAGGCAGTGTCAGGTATCTGAAGTGCAAGACTCTTTCAGTTATCGGACGGCTAGGAGCGGAGACAAGTGGATTCAACGGCTCGCGTGCTCGCCGTAGTTTTAGGGGTACTGTAGTAATTCATTGACTGTAACCAGGGCTATATAACAGCCACTCCCAGCTCCTGCGTGGGCATGTCATTTTTGTCTGGTGATCTAAATCACTTTACTCCTATACTTTACAGCTACCACACTCTGTAATATATACAATTCCTCTTGGCTTGGCCAAATTCGATCCCCAATCAGACCTCAAAACCTAGTTCGTCAAGCTTACTAGTGTCCAGATCCTATCAGGGCATGACACTAATCTAGCATCTCCGGTATGGCGTCGGAGGGCGGAaccaatgcggcggcggcggcgacggaggaggaGAATCAGCGTCGGAAGGGGAAGCCTTGGGACGAGGATGGCCCCGGCAGCACCGACCGCTTGAAGGCGGAGAAGCTCGAGCCCTCCCCGAACGAGGGCCCCCTGCTCGAAaccacctccttctccaccaccttCGCCAAAGACAGAGGCATGCGACCGATCGACCCTCTCCCCCCTTCCCCCTCCTGCGATTCAATGGAATTGAAGCGTATTTGATCGCTGAGGTGccctgtttgtttgtttgtttgttcggGTGCAGAGGAGTCTCTGCTGGAGGCGTGGCCGGTCGTCAAGGGCGCGCTCAAGGAGCAAGGGGTCTCCTGCAAGCTCAGTTTGGTACGCTGATCACTTGTTTGGGCCTTTTTCTCAAGCAATAGATAGATAAATTAATATCCAAATTTTGGGATCAGTCAGTCCCATGATGTTGTACATACGTGCGTGTGCAGAGTGAGGGATCCATGACGGTTTCGACCACCAGGAAGACCAGGGACCCCTACATTGTTGTCAAGGCCAGGGACCTGACCAGACTCCTGTCGCGGAGTGTCCCTGTACATCAGGTACACAAGCATATCCTTTGTTGCTCATCGATCGAGCCCTTCAGCTTCTGTGCAACTCTGTCTGACATGTGTCAATGTATATATGTATTATGGAGGTTTTTGTTTAACTCGCGGGCGGCATCATTCGGCAAATATCTAACGGATGAGAATTTGAGTACCCTATAATGAAAAAAAGAACATTCCCTTATATGTATTAAATGTGCCATTCTTATTCTAGAGTCCCTGACACCGACACCTTGATCATATTTTTTCCGGGAGTTGTTCATCCCAAATTAAACCTGTACTAATTTTTTGCAGGCGATTAAAATACTCAATGATGATATGACCTGCGATATTATTAAGATTGGTGACCTCGTAAGGAATAGGGTAAGGCTCTTTCATTCTTGAACTTCAGCTCTGTGCAGTTGCACAGAATGCTTTGACTTTACCATGATTATTGCTGCTGTGGTTCTCTGCTAGCTATCAAATATTTCAACAAGAAGAACAATGTAAAGAAATTTTTAATTGTCAAAGTAGGTTGTAGAACTAATCAAATAATTATATATTAGACATTAGATAACCTTTAGCTATTCCCTTTTCTCCTGACTCTGGATGCTTAATTGCATTTTGTTGTTTCAGAATTACCTACTACTCCTTCCATTCACTATTATAAGATATTCTACAATCTAATAGttttgaacagagggagtacaatgtaATTGTGTtaggaagtttttcatctcttataTGCACTGTGTGTTGTATTTATTTTTTACTTTGTTTTGTCCATTTTTATGATGACACCCCTAAATTACATTACTTAGGGTAATTTACAAGGTCAGTGTTGTCTTTTTCACATATGCTCTCACATTTTATAGATTTACTGGAGATAATACTGTGTTCCACCTAGTTGCATAATTGCATGTGTTGTATACTCTGTTTCCTCGATAAAAGTTTCATGAATCCAAATATAAAAATACTCGTTTTGTATTCtacaatctactccctccgtccaataatataagatatttttgcaagctaacataGTTTGCGAAAACTttttacattatgggatggagggagtaatatttcTGTTTTTAGTGTGATTTAGATTATGGTGATTTCTTAAATTACACCTTAGATCATTCTCTTTTGCCGCTCTTGATGAATTAGCTTTTACTCAGTCCAATAATAATGTGCCATGTACAGAAAAGGTTTTCTGAACGGAGAGAGCGTCTGTTAGGACCTAATATGTCTACCCTTAAGGTATCACTCTCATATGGTTCTTGTCCTGTGGTTGTGTCTCCTTTAATGTACTCCTGTGTTCACATGTTTGTTTTGTGCACTACAGGCCATAGAGAATTTGACTGGCTGCTACATCTTAGTTCAGGTTTTTCCATAATTTCAACCTTAGTACTTCATCAAAGTTACAGTACAGATTTATAGGTGTACTACCTTTTACTCTTTATGCTTAAATATTGACTATCATGAAAGGGAAATACTGTTGCTGCCATGGGTTCCCTCGACGGAAGGGGACTAAAACAAGTCAGAAAGATTGCAGAAGATTGCATGAATAACATAAAGGGTCCACTGGATCACATTCAGGTGACTGATTTGGTTTTaccacatgtgttttgttataaggTGTATGCCTGTTGCCTAAAATTACTTACCAGTTTTTGTTAACTAATCAGGAACTCAAAAAAGAACGTGAGCCGGCTAAAACACCTGCCCTGACTAATGAAAGCTGGGGCAGGATTCTACCAGAGTATGAGAAGTAAGGAATTTTGCACCGTATTTCATACTGAAAAGTTGGTGTTGCGTCTTATGCCTGCGCGTTGCTTGCTGTTTTCTAGGGAGAATATCAAACTGAAGAAGCCGTACACACCCTTTCCATCTCCACAGCAGCCTAGCAAGGTGTGACTCAATCTATTTTTGGTTTCTAGAGCATGCTATTGCAGTTGTTTTACAGTTTTTGGTATGCTGATTTTTCACCAATTCATGAACTGCTATGGTGGTTAGCAGTCTTCATGATTTCATTCGAGCTGGCCATCCTACAGCAGTGCAGCTGACCATATAATTCATTCCATGTTAATTTCTAAGATCAGTGCAGTTCACAACGTGCTACTTGAATTAGTAGAATCAACAACCCACGTGCTATGTAGATTTTTCCTTGTACTGTGTGGGTATTGTATTGTAGCAGTTGCAACTGAAAATGTTGGCTTCTTTACCTACTGTTTGATTAATAATATCTTGTCATTATGTATACTGTAGACTGATATTGAACTTGAGAATGGCAAGCATTCTCTGAGTGACAAAAAGAAGTCGACAAAGAAACTTCAAGAGAAGCCGGACAAGCAATCGAAGAAAGTGGATGGAAACAAAAGAACGAGAGAAGCTGCATCTATTCCCCCAAAGGTTAGGTTTCCCTTTTGTGTTTTCTTTCTGTCAGTATGATCCACCTTTTCTTGTAGTATTAGTTACTAAGCACTGGTTGTTTTTGTTTCAGGGGAGCACTGCAGGTTCATCTGAGTCTGCCATGGCCACCAGTGGCGATAACGAGGTTGCTGATATGGTGGCCATGCCCTCAAAGGTAGCACCACTTTCGTTCTACCTTTGCTACAAAATCTTGTCCAACCATttttaggcctcttttggttcataggataggattaccgtaggaataggaattttgtaggaaatgagatgacatgtatctcaaatcctataagtaggaataggaaacgagatgttatttggttgacaccaaaggaatttttccattgaggcctcctttggtttggaggaatttcataggaattttagaggataggattcttataggattttttcctttagagccctttggttcatagaaatagattcctattcctacataggattggttcctatcctccatatttcataggaaaataaaaatgagcctagactcaatggaaaaattcctttggtgtcaaccaaatgacatctcgtttcctattcctactcataggatttgagatacataccatctcatttcctacaaaattcctattcctatgataatcctatcctatgaaccaaaagaggcctgagtctaggctcatttttattttcctataaaatgtggaggataggaaccaatcctatgtaggaataagaatccattcctatgaaccaaagggctctaaaggaaaaaatcctataagaaatCCTATCCTTTAGAATTtctatgaaattcctccaaaccaaaggaggccttaaccTATTTTCGAGTGTGGGCTGCTGCTGCTGTATACTGAAGAAAGTAGGATGGTCTTCTCATGATTGTGAATCTGCTCTGTTTGCAGAAGAAGgcaaagaagtaataaagaaagggtGGGCCGCAAGAAAATGTGAGAACAAACGAGCTGTACGTATCACGCCCTAGAAAGAAGCAGAAACTATCCGACCCCAAGTAACCGCGCGTGATATGAATGCACGGCGTCAGTGACTTCCTGATAGAGGCTATGTTAGTTTTGAGTTAGTCGAACCACCACCATCGTGCCGCCGTACCATCAAATAGACCGAAATTTGCTTTTTGAACCAAAATAATTTCTTAGGAATCCTTTTGTATGAATTGCTTGAAAAGTTTTTGTGGGCGATTTATGGTCTACTTTCAGACACTGCTCTCGGACGAGAGCTTATGTATGACGCCCGTGGGCGTCAAACAGGGGAGTCTTAGCTTAAAAACTCGGTTGATGTTTTTAGGAGCTAGATATTTTTATAACctattaaaaaatagaaaaaagtatTTTAAACAAAATTTGTTACGTATGTGTTATTTTATGTTTGGTGTATATAAAAAGTTCAATGTATAATTAAATATGTTTGGTGTGTTATTAAAATGTTCCTTataattgaaaaaagttcaccatacATTAAAAAGTGATCAATGTACACAAAAAACGTAAAATGTTCGCCATATTTGAAATAATGTTCATCGTATATTAGACAAATGTTCACTCTAtattgcaaaaacataaataaaaattaATACATGTGGAGACGAAAAAAAGGGAACCAAAAtctcaaagaagaaaaagaaaaacgaaagaaggaaaaaaaagaaaaaccaaatcaaaaCAACCCGCAGAAAAAAACGCGTGCATGCGTCAAATAGGCCAGCCACCACCAAACGAGTACCCTCTCCTCCTTCGTTGCGTAGCCGGTCCAACTAGCTTTTCGGTTTTGGGATGGTTTTAGAGACCCTTCTTTTGTGTTTTCTTTCGTGGGTTTTCTGCCTTTTCATCTTCGTTTTCTCCTTTTTTTCATattccttctttctttcttttagtattttcgttttatttcatgttagttttttcttcttttatttattttattttttattcattTTGTGTATATCTTATGAATTTGTGAGCATTTTTTCAAATCATGAACAGTTTTAGAATTCTCAAACATTATTTATGATAACATGGacgttttttaaattcatgaagatTTACCGGAAAAGACTTTCGCCCACAAGGTCCAACAAGGTTCtcaccgcacacacacacacacacacacatacatagcaCAAACTGGTCCAAAGGGGTTGTGGTGAGGGAACAACTCAACAAGCCCTAGAAAAAATGAATAAACATGCGGCGAGATTTTTTTTACGAATCATGTACAGTTTTCGAATTCACCAAAAAACATACAAATTCATGAATAATTTTTGAAATTGTAAACATTTTTCTGAAACTCGTGAATTTTTTTTATATGGAAACAATTATTAAAAATTGACAAATATTTTTCTGTTTTTATGAAGAACAATTTTTTTAATCAATGAACTTTCCTGGAAATTCTGAAAAAAATCTGAACTTGTGAACATTTTCaaaaattcatgaacaatttttgaactcacaaacattttccaaattcatgatcatttttcaaatatgcaaaaaaaacacaaacatatttttgaatctatgaacattttatgattttcCCAATATTTTCAAAATCATTACATTTGTTGAATTCACAAAAAATTCATGATTTctcaaatatttttttaaaattaccaTTTTTAAAAGTTTGGAACTTTTCTGAAATCCTAGATTATTTTAAAGaagagaaaaggaaaaacaaaaggcaAAAATGCGAAATAGAAAAACCAGGGGCGTCCCGTCCCACCACACATTGGCCATGTTCCTGTAGATGAAGGGGAAGTTTTGGAGATTGTACTGAATCCCGTAAATTTTATAGAGGAGAAGTTTCGAAGATTATACAGGAGAAGTTGCCAAGATTATACGGGATCCTATAATCTTTTTTACATGTTTATGAAATTGTTGAAGAGCTTTTTGGGTCCACATTTTCCTAAACTATGGCCTTGTCGATGACAGCCAAAAAGTCTTCATGCACATGTGACATGTCCCAACATCCTGGAGCCGCAGTCGTTGTTGTTGAACCCTTGAATCATTTTGGAGCGCCTTACAACATATGTCGTCATCGTGAATGCAAGGCGATATACTAACCTCACCGCTCCAAAGAGACGACAGAAAACTACGTCGAAGCTCCATCAAATCTGTTCTGACGGACAACCTCGAGAAGGATCGGAACCCAAAAGACTAACTTGAAGGTGAGACGCCACCATCTGCCTGAACATCGCCCTTGCAAGAAAATAAGCTAACCTAAACCAAAAGCCAGAACCAAGGCACGCCAGAGCGTCAGGCAGAGGGGAGGAGATTCCGTGGGCTGGCCGACGGAGCTGAAAGGGATTAGATCTataactacctccgtcctagtttactaGACCCCTCGTAGTTTAGATCATGATTTTAACTActtcctccgttcacttttgtaagtcatttcagacaactcaaaatagtctgttttgcacattgtctgaaatgtcttcaaggtcttataaaagtgaacagaggaagTAATAAAAATACAAGTTATACATAACAAAAGTAATAGCACTCAAAATTTACGTTCAAACACGAATCAAACAATATAATTTctggtgacatgcattaacattttgataGCCAAATACTATATCTGGTAAAATTTTGATCCAAAATATGATGATGACTAACAAACCCCAGACAGAGGTAGtagaatttatttatttatttttgcatggacggaggtagtagatCCAAGCTTACGATTTCATATCAGCTAaacgttactccctccgtcccatatgaCTGTTCCAAAACGACATGAGTAGCATCAGCAGCTTTGTCATAATCATCTCATCAGGCTCGGAAGCTTAAAACAAAAGAAGATTACGGCTCAAAAGCTTCGCCACCGAGTATAATAAATAAACCCCGCGCTTCCATGCCACGACCTCCCACCCATGATTGGAACGGATTGGATTCCCTGCTTGGAGGCGACACCACCGTCGCTTTGCTTGCAAAATGGAGCCAACTCCGAGATCCCAAAGGCCGGGACGGTGCCGCGCTTTTTCACGCCAGACTGCCCAAGTTCATCCGCGGACGTGCAGCGCAGTACCACCCGCTTTCGCTCCCTGTTGCTGCTGTCGCTGAGATGGACGTGGCTGGCCTTGGGGACTGACAGCAACTTGGATTGTTTTCCACATGACGAAGGCCTCAATTTCCGCTCCAAAGACAAGGACACCCGGATTTCCTGCCAGTTCCAAGTCatgggtttttctttttcttttgaaaaTTGAGTATAGGTCATGGTTAGTTCGGTAGCATAGCCCGTGGTACCATATGCTGACCTAATATCAAATCTGTTCCCCATTTATGTCAGCAAGGACCACTCTCCACGCCGTCAAAAAATACACAGTAGTAGTACTATGCAGAACAAGAGACAAGGGGGAAGGAAAACTGCATTATATAAATAGACTTTCAGACTAAAAGGCGCGTTACTGGTATTTTCAATCGTCAATTCTAACTTTTAGCAGCAAGGAGGGGCTTCAGAGAGCAAGCATATACCTGGTATTAAGGAGCAGCCGGTTCTGTTTCGTCTCATCCTTCGGACTCTGGAGAATCATCAATCCACCACATGTATGCTCATCTTGTTGTTTCAGGAAGACGCTGCCGACTGCCACATTACTGTATCTTGGTGAAATCAGCTCCCTCTTCTCTCAATAATGGCACAGGAGCTCTGATTTCCACAGCCTGATGAAATGAAATCACGATATGAGGAAACAGGACAGTGAGATCACAACAATGGCAGAGCTCCTCCTTGGTTTGCAAACAGGTGAAGAGGAAACTAGTCCCACATGGCCACATTTACTTCTCACATGATCCAGGCAGACAGGTTACATCACCATGAACAGGAACACATTGACAATGATGGAGCTAGGCTCGATCCGGCCACTTGTCAGCCCGAGAGTCCCAGTTCCTTGCTAAATTGGGCATGTAAAAAGATGGTGTATGCAGTAAATTCCAAGTCATGCGGCCAGAGTGATAAAACAGACAGAATGCTGAAAACAGGACAGCAACAAAATTTGATATACCACTAGATCTTGCAAGGATTTACATAGCGTTATTGGGCAAACAAAACAAATGAAAATTCTAGTATGAGAAAGTATATCTGTAGAGGCAAAGCAAAGGCCATGTGCCATATTTTCTCAAGGACTTTTGGTGGTAACGTTTCTTACACCGGCTGCAGGGGCTGGATCATCAACAAGATACATGATCACCAAGGCTACAGCATCTAAGGATTCTTTACCGCGGATTTGCATCAGAGCACCGTCAGCTAGGATAGCTGTTTTGCTCATCTCTAGGAGCAGTCAGTTGTGCGGTCTAATTCTGGTCTCCTCGTTCGATTTTCCAAGAATTCTTGGCCGCTTCAGCTGATGAATTACCAGAATCTGCACCCATGTCTTTGGGCTTGGGCTTCGAGAAGAATGGATCCCACTCGTGAGGTCCGATTGTCCGCTGTCCTTCTTCTAACAGTTCATACTTCCAGCTATTCTCTTCAGTAAAATCTTTATCTTCGCTATCTGAGATGATATCTTTTCTCAATTGCGTCACTTTGTTGATGATTGCCGAAACCGAAACATCAAACGCGTCCTTCAGCGTTTCCAGTTTCGACCTTGGATCAGCATATATCACCTTTGGTATGAGATTGATAACCTCTTCCCTCATCTGCTTGACAACATCTGGATGGATACTTCTTAGGATCTCCTCAACACTGACATTTCCATCACGGACGCCACCTTCAGGGATGAAGACAGAGTAACTCGTATAATTCTTCGGAAGATGCCATGTATACTGGACATATGCTGAACCAGGATGGAAGAAAACAGGTATGCAGCCAGCCAACATTGAGTCGAAGGCAGATCTTCTAGTATAGGAATCACCCTGGGGCTGCAAACAGAACAAAGAGCTCTGGAACATCTTCATGATTGCGCTTGGGGAGTGGCACTTGCTCTCTCCAAGGTCACACTCCAACAGTTTACAGAAACTTGATGTCCTGCACTGATCAATGAGCTGCCCTCTGATAGACATTGGA is drawn from Triticum dicoccoides isolate Atlit2015 ecotype Zavitan chromosome 4A, WEW_v2.0, whole genome shotgun sequence and contains these coding sequences:
- the LOC119287668 gene encoding KRR1 small subunit processome component homolog, giving the protein MASEGGTNAAAAATEEENQRRKGKPWDEDGPGSTDRLKAEKLEPSPNEGPLLETTSFSTTFAKDREESLLEAWPVVKGALKEQGVSCKLSLSEGSMTVSTTRKTRDPYIVVKARDLTRLLSRSVPVHQAIKILNDDMTCDIIKIGDLVRNRKRFSERRERLLGPNMSTLKAIENLTGCYILVQGNTVAAMGSLDGRGLKQVRKIAEDCMNNIKGPLDHIQELKKEREPAKTPALTNESWGRILPEYEKENIKLKKPYTPFPSPQQPSKTDIELENGKHSLSDKKKSTKKLQEKPDKQSKKVDGNKRTREAASIPPKGSTAGSSESAMATSGDNEVADMVAMPSKKKAKK